A genomic region of Branchiostoma lanceolatum isolate klBraLanc5 chromosome 4, klBraLanc5.hap2, whole genome shotgun sequence contains the following coding sequences:
- the LOC136433705 gene encoding alpha-N-acetylneuraminide alpha-2,8-sialyltransferase-like isoform X1 codes for MRLAVSRRPLVYCIFLLVAVYLTGLNCIYNQTGLFRYGKSDDCSLFKEGDCVCDCEEPNAGHSEPPTRATQQSVGPEGLVQDSVADSEKQWQPCRTEEKFEAPIHWRGDEKPVLVFEHDGKTKNKTWSTSLMMVTESYNLVGVKQPFYRPWSSNKENVDRFRRHLKDCCDAQKGMILTKENGVLEYDYEFPKLIDNEVKLKLSEEFYDEFPQKTPIPEKRYGRCAVVGNGGILKGSECGKDIDSHDFVFRINLPPLGKKPSYDRHVGVKVNLTSTTTAMIRKYRPVLQDPQMLDKFLNETSVYRGLLVVKRPFDYVVALQKGLEKNLTQLKIVYQNPVHYLDVSWFWSKQGLPGVISTGLYQVTNTIMLCDEVTLYGFWPFPINERGAKVGFHYHNAPIFIGPAAGMESVYDMGKEFMMIRKLHTMGVVRVVLDKCEKSGEE; via the exons ATGAGACTCGCTGTGAGTCGCCGTCCCCTGGTCTATTGTATATTCCTGCTGGTCGCCGTGTATCTAACGGGCTTGAACTGCATCTACAACCAGACAGGGCTGTTTAGATATGGCAAATCTGACGATTGCTCTCTATTCAAGGAGGGAGATTGTGTTTGTGATTGTGAAGAGCCAAACGCTGGCCATTCAGAACCACCTACAAGGGCCACACAACAAAGCGTTGGTCCTGAAGGCTTAGTTCAGGACTCAGTGGCTGACTCTGAGAAGCAATGGCAACCGTGTCGAACAGAAGAAAAATTTGAGGCGCCAATTCATTGGCGAGGGGACGAGAAACCCGTTCTTGTGTTCGAGCATGATGGAAAGACGAAGAACAAAACGTGGTCGACATCGCTCATGATGGTGACTGAGTCGTATAACCTGGTGGGTGTCAAGCAGCCGTTCTACCGTCCCTGGTCATCGAATAAGGAAAATGTGGACAGATTCAG GAGACATTTGAAAGACTGTTGTGATGCGCAAAAGGGGATGATTCTAACCAAGGAGAACGGAGTCTTGGAGTACGACTACGAGTTCCCCAAGCTCATCGACAATGAGGTGAAATTGAAGCTCAGCGAGGAGTTCTATGATGAGTTTCCACAG aaaacgCCGATACCTGAGAAAAGATACGGTCGCTGCGCCGTGGTGGGTAATGGTGGGATCCTGAAGGGAAGCGAATGTGGGAAGGACATCGACAGCCACGACTTTGTCTTCAG AATAAATCTACCTCCGCTGGGTAAGAAGCCGTCCTACGACAGACATGTTGGAGTCAAAGTAAACCTGACCAGCACCACCACCGCCATGATTCGGAA GTACAGGCCGGTGCTGCAGGATCCACAGATGCTGGACAAATTTCTTAATGAAACATCCGTCTACAGAGGGCTTCTGGTCGTCAAACGGCCGTTCG ATTACGTGGTTGCCCTTCAAAAGGGATTGGAGAAAAACCTGACGCAGCTGAAAATTGTTTACCAGAACCCGGTTCACTACTTGGATGTCAGCTGGTTCTGGAGTAAACAGGGCCTTCCGGGCGTCATAAGTACAG GACTCTATCAGGTGACTAACACCATCATGCTGTGTGATGAGGTGACGCTGTACGGCTTCTGGCCTTTTCCTATCAACGAGAGAGGAGCAAAG gTTGGCTTTCATTATCACAATGCCCCCATATTCATCGGGCCGGCTGCCGGGATGGAGTCCGTGTACGACATGGGAAAGGAGTTCATGATGATCAGAAAACTGCACACGATGGGCGTGGTCAGGGTCGTACTGGACAAGTGCGAGAAATCAGGCGAGGAATGA
- the LOC136433704 gene encoding retinol dehydrogenase 12-like, producing the protein METTFVPSEAMEVLWSYSTVIVYALVLGVCILVIRRHSAGGVCRSRARLEGKTVIVTGANTGIGKETARDMAERGVRVILACRDVTKASRAADDIRRSTGNGNVVVQELDLASLASIRAFARRITDSESRLDILINNAGISLCPHWTTKDGFEMTFGVNHLGHFLLTNLLLDLLKKSAPSRVVCVSSKNHHDGSINFGDINWEGGYNFMKAYGQSKLANVMFARELSKRMEGSGVTAYSLHPGVILTEGGRHVKKVVGNIIVFLTPIILLGMLLFGKNVRQGAQTSIYCAVTEGLEVHSGKYFSDCEVTEPSPLAKDDDVSKRLWDLSAEMVGLE; encoded by the exons ATGGAGACTACCTTCGTCCCTTCGGAAGCCATGGAGGTGCTTTGGTCCTACTCTACAGTGATCGTGTATGCGCTTGTATTGG GTGTATGTATCCTGGTGATCCGCCGACATTCGGCAGGGGGCGTCTGTCGCAGCAGGGCACGGCTGGAAGGGAAGACCGTCATAGTGACGGGCGCCAACACGGGGATTGGCAAGGAGACGGCACGGGACATGGCCGAGAGGG GCGTCCGTGTCATCCTTGCCTGCCGAGACGTGACCAAAGCCTCGCGCGCCGCAGACGACATCCGCCGTTCTACCGGAAACGGAAACGTGGTCGTGCAGGAGCTGGACCTGGCGTCTCTGGCCTCCATCCGGGCATTCGCCAGACGTATTACCGACTCCGAATCCAGACTGGATATTCTCATCAACAACGCTG GTATTTCCCTCTGTCCACACTGGACGACAAAGGACGGGTTTGAGATGACGTTCGGAGTGAACCACCTGGGCCACTTCCTCCTCACCAACCTCctcctggacctgctgaagAAGTCTGCTCCCAGCCGGGTCGTCTGCGTGTCGTCCAAGAACCACCACGACGGCTCTATCAACTTTGGCGACATCAACTGGGAAGGAGGCTACAACTTCATGAAGGCGTATGGGCAGAGTAAACTGGCGAATGTCATGTTCGCGAGGGAGCTTTCCAAGAGAATGGAAG GATCAGGAGTGACAGCATACTCCCTGCACCCTGGAGTGATTCTCACGGAGGGCGGACGGCATGTTAAGAAAGTCGTTGGCAACATCATTGTGTTCCTGACGCCGATCATCCTGCTGGGAATGTTGCTGTTTGGCAAGAACGTCCGCCAGGGGGCGCAAACCTCCATCTACTGCGCCGTCACCGAGGGTCTAGAAGTGCACTCCGGAAAGTACTTCAG CGACTGTGAAGTGACTGAACCGTCTCCTCTGGCC
- the LOC136433703 gene encoding retinol dehydrogenase 14-like, protein MVPDTLKQTGLAFLPSVFWLVFAVAIAVVVSVVIYLTHLWSNKGPEVGVCRCETRMDGKTVIVTGSNTGTGKEAARDLARRGARVILACRNARKAEKAAEDIRKSSGNGNVEVRVLDLASLSSVRDFCTHILQTEPRLDVLVNNAGFSPILRIRSKICYCPRMETTDGFELMFGVNHLGHFLLTSLLLDLLKKSAASRVVSSGGHTLEPRIDFNDINFQHNFSPTRAYRRSKLANMLFVRELAKRLEGTGVAAFSMTPGYVATTTSRLTNQTLSVGMLFWGTVAALHRWMYGKTPLQGAQTTIHCSVADGLQSGQYFSDCKPKDPAPQAMDDEAARKLWELSEKMVALK, encoded by the exons ATGGTGCCGGACACCCTAAAGCAGACAGGCCTTGCGTTTTTACCAAGTGTTTTCTGGCTAGTCTTTGCAGTCGCCATTGCTGTGGTGGTTTCAGTCG TCATCTACTTGACTCACCTGTGGTCCAATAAAGGCCCTGAGGTTGGAGTGTGCAGGTGTGAGACACGTATGGACGGGAAGACTGTTATCGTGACAGGCTCTAACACCGGTACAGGGAAGGAGGCAGCACGGGACCTCGCGCGAAGAG GAGCTCGCGTGATCCTTGCTTGTCGGAACGCGAGGAAGGCAGAGAAAGCCGCTGAGGACATCCGTAAGTCCAGCGGCAACGGAAATGTAGAGGTGCGAGTTTTGGACCTGGCGTCTCTGTCCTCTGTCCGAGACTTCTGCACCCACATCCTACAGACAGAACCGAGACTGGACGTACTCGTCAACAATGCAG GATTTTCTCCAATATTAAGAATTCGAAGTAAAATCTGCTACTGTCCCAGAATGGAAACCACCGACGGGTTTGAGTTGATGTTCGGAGTGAACCACCTGGGCCACTTCCTCCTCACCAGCCTCctcctggacctgctgaagAAGTCTGCTGCCAGCCGGGTCGTGTCTTCAGGGGGACATACACTTGAACCACGGATAGATTTCAACGACATCAATTTCCAGCACAACTTCTCCCCCACCCGGGCCTACAGGAGGAGTAAACTGGCAAACATGCTGTTTGTCAGGGAACTGGCGAAGAGATTAGAAG GGACTGGCGTTGCAGCCTTCTCCATGACACCCGGCTACGTGGCGACAACGACATCCCGGCTGACCAACCAGACCCTGTCCGTCGGGATGCTGTTTTGGGGGACTGTTGCGGCGCTGCATAGGTGGATGTACGGGAAGACTCCCCTGCAGGGCGCACAGACGACCATCCACTGCAGCGTGGCAGACGGACTGCAGTCTGGGCAGTACTTCAG TGACTGTAAGCCGAAGGACCCCGCCCCCCAGGCCATGGATGACGAGGCGGCAAGGAAGCTGTGGGAACTCAGTGAGAAGATGGTGGCACTTAAATAA
- the LOC136433705 gene encoding alpha-N-acetylneuraminide alpha-2,8-sialyltransferase-like isoform X2, which yields MMVTESYNLVGVKQPFYRPWSSNKENVDRFRRHLKDCCDAQKGMILTKENGVLEYDYEFPKLIDNEVKLKLSEEFYDEFPQKTPIPEKRYGRCAVVGNGGILKGSECGKDIDSHDFVFRINLPPLGKKPSYDRHVGVKVNLTSTTTAMIRKYRPVLQDPQMLDKFLNETSVYRGLLVVKRPFDYVVALQKGLEKNLTQLKIVYQNPVHYLDVSWFWSKQGLPGVISTGLYQVTNTIMLCDEVTLYGFWPFPINERGAKVGFHYHNAPIFIGPAAGMESVYDMGKEFMMIRKLHTMGVVRVVLDKCEKSGEE from the exons ATGATGGTGACTGAGTCGTATAACCTGGTGGGTGTCAAGCAGCCGTTCTACCGTCCCTGGTCATCGAATAAGGAAAATGTGGACAGATTCAG GAGACATTTGAAAGACTGTTGTGATGCGCAAAAGGGGATGATTCTAACCAAGGAGAACGGAGTCTTGGAGTACGACTACGAGTTCCCCAAGCTCATCGACAATGAGGTGAAATTGAAGCTCAGCGAGGAGTTCTATGATGAGTTTCCACAG aaaacgCCGATACCTGAGAAAAGATACGGTCGCTGCGCCGTGGTGGGTAATGGTGGGATCCTGAAGGGAAGCGAATGTGGGAAGGACATCGACAGCCACGACTTTGTCTTCAG AATAAATCTACCTCCGCTGGGTAAGAAGCCGTCCTACGACAGACATGTTGGAGTCAAAGTAAACCTGACCAGCACCACCACCGCCATGATTCGGAA GTACAGGCCGGTGCTGCAGGATCCACAGATGCTGGACAAATTTCTTAATGAAACATCCGTCTACAGAGGGCTTCTGGTCGTCAAACGGCCGTTCG ATTACGTGGTTGCCCTTCAAAAGGGATTGGAGAAAAACCTGACGCAGCTGAAAATTGTTTACCAGAACCCGGTTCACTACTTGGATGTCAGCTGGTTCTGGAGTAAACAGGGCCTTCCGGGCGTCATAAGTACAG GACTCTATCAGGTGACTAACACCATCATGCTGTGTGATGAGGTGACGCTGTACGGCTTCTGGCCTTTTCCTATCAACGAGAGAGGAGCAAAG gTTGGCTTTCATTATCACAATGCCCCCATATTCATCGGGCCGGCTGCCGGGATGGAGTCCGTGTACGACATGGGAAAGGAGTTCATGATGATCAGAAAACTGCACACGATGGGCGTGGTCAGGGTCGTACTGGACAAGTGCGAGAAATCAGGCGAGGAATGA